The window ACCTGTACGCCTTAACGATTGTTCGGTCAGACTAGCGCCATGGCTGAGAACTCCCCCGTCGAGACCGCTGCCGACTATGTCACAGACATCGGCCTGCGCCGCATCGACCACGTCGGGGTCGCCGTCGCCGACCTGGACGCCGCGATCGACTTCTACCAGCGCACCTTCGGGATGCGCTGCGTGCACACCGAGGTGAACGCCGAGCAGGGCGTACGCGAGGCGATGCTGGCCGTCGGCCCGGACGCCGAGGGCGGCTGCGTGCAGCTGCTCGCCCCGCTGACCCCGGAGTCGACCATCGCCAAGTTCCTCGACAAGAAGGGCCCCGGCGTGCAGCAGGTGGCGTACACCGTCGAGGACATCGACGCCGCCTGCGCGAAGCTGCGCGAGCGGGGCGTGAAGCTGCTCTACGACACCCCGAAGCGCGGCACCGCCAACTCGCGGGTCAACTTCGTCCACCCGAAGGACGCCGGCGGGGTGCTGGTCGAACTCGTCGAGCCTGCCGCCGGGCACTGATCCCCACCTCCGGCTCCCGCCGACCGGGCGGGGGCCGGAGGCCACACTCCATCTGGCGAAAAGGGGCCGGAGGCCACTCCCCGGCTGGTGGGAGAGGGGTCGGAGGCCCCGCCGAGCGCGCCGGTGCGTGGTTCCACCGCCGCCCGGGCACCTCCACGCATCGGCCAATGCAGTTTTTCACAGAGGACTTCCGGCCCTACCTACTCTTCAGTAACGTCCCGCCCCACAGGAGCGCGGCCGGTACCGGATGTGTCGGATGCCGACATGGCGGTGGGCCGCACCGACGCCGACGATGGCAGCACCCAGGCCCGCGTGGGCGGGGTGCGGACGAACGGGAGGTCGACGTGCAGGACATCCTCGAAGCGATCATGGCGGCGGAGGGATCCGACCAACCCGCACGGGAGCTCGCCGGGATCGCCGGCCTGCCGGTACCCGAGACGTACCGCGGCGTGGTGGTGCGCGCCGACGAGACCCGGATGTTCGACGGCCTGGCCACCCGGGACAAGGACCCGCGCAAGGCGCTGCACGTGCAGGAGGTGCCGACGCCGGAACTGGGGCCGGGCGAGGCGCTGGTCGCGGTGATGGCGAGCGCGATCAACTACAACACGGTCTGGACCAGCATCTTCGAGCCGCTGCCGACCTTCAAGTTCCTCGAGCGCTACGGCCGGCTCTCCGAGCTGACCCGCCGGCACGACCTGCCGTACCACGTGGTGGGCTCCGACGCCGCCGGCGTGGTGCTGCGCACCGGGCCCGGGGTGACGAAGTGGAAGGCCGGCGACGAGGTCGTCGCGCACTGCCTCTCCGTGGAGCTGGAGGACGCGGCCGGGCACGACGACACCATGCTGGATCCGCAGCAGCGGATCTGGGGCTTCGAGACCAACTTCGGCGGCCTGGCCGAGCTGTGCGTGGTCAAGGCCAACCAGCTGATGCCCAAGCCGCGCCACCTGAGCTGGGAGGAGGCGGCCAGCCCGGGGCTGGTCAACTCGACGGCGTACCGGCAGTTGGTGTCGCACCACGGGGCGAACATGAAGCAGGGCGACGTGGTGCTGATCTGGGGCGCCTCCGGCGGCCTGGGCGGCTACGCCACCCAGATGGCGCTCAACGGCGGCGCGATCCCGGTCTGCGTGGTCTCCTCGCCGGAGAAGGCGGAGCTGTGCCGGAGGATGGGCGCCGAGCTGGTGATCGACCGCACCGCCGAGGGCTTCCGCTTCTGGAAGGACGAGCAGACCCAGGACCAGGACGAGTGGCGCCGCTTCGGCGAGCGCATCCGCGAGCTGACCGGCGGCGACGACCCGGACATCGTCTTCGAGCACCCCGGCCGGGAGACCTTCGGCGCCAGCGTCTATGTGGCCAAGAAGGGCGGCACCATCGTCACCTGCGCCTCCACCAGCGGCTACCTGCACCAGTACGACAACCGCTACCTCTGGATGCATCTGAAGCGGATCATCGGCAGCCACTTCGCCAACTACCGCGAGGCGTGGGAGGCCAACCGGCTCGTGGCACTGGGCAAGGTCCACCCCACCGTGTCGAAGACCTACGCGCTGGAGCAGACCGGCCAGGCCGCGTACGAGGTGCACCGCAACGCGCACCAGGGCAAGGTCGGCGTCCGCTGCCTGGCCCCGACGGACGGGCTCGGCGTACGCGACCGCGAGCTGCGCTCCCGGCACGAGGACGCGATCAACCGGTTCCGCGGCCACTGACCCGAGGGACGAGGCGCCGTCGCCCATTGCGGTGAACGGCGATTGCCTTTCCGCCTAGTGTCTGACGCTCATTCGAGCGATGCCGACCATGGCGCGACAAAGGGCCGCGGGGTACTCCCGCGGCCCTTTTCCATGTCACGCTCCGTGCCCTCTCCCCTGTCACGCTCCGTGCCGTCCGACCCGCCCGGGACCTGCCAAGATCGGCGATCTGCCCGGTCCTCGGCGGACCCGCAGTTGACCATGTAATGAGGACACGAAAGCTCGGCACCGCTCTTGCGAAGCACCCTGGGGGGTCTGCGAGTATGTCCCAATGCCCCAGCAGTCCTCCCCTCTTGCGTTCTTCGATAACGCGAACTCGCAGCCCGATTTCACCGTTGGCCTGCGCGGCTACAACACCCACCAGGTCGATGACTTCATCGGCCGGATGACGGCCGCGCTGACCCAGTCCGAGCAGGCCCGCGCCGAGGCCGAGCAGCGGATGAACGACGCCCAGCGACGGCTCCGCCAGGCCGAGCAGCGGATGAGCGCGCTGGAGCAGAAGCTCGCCGACACCAACAAGCAGCTCGAGGAGAACAGCCGGCCCACCCTCTCCGGCCTCGGCACCCGCGTCGAGCAGATCCTGCGGCTGGCCGAGGAGCAGGCCAACGACCACCGCAACGAGGCCAAGCGCGAGTCGGAGGGCATCCTCTCCGCCGCCCGCCTCGAGGCGCGCGAGATCACCGACAAGGCGCGCGCCGAGGCGGCGGCCATGAAGGCCAACGCCGAGCGGGAGGCGGGCAGCGTCCGCACCGCCGCCGAGCGCGAGGCCGCCGAGGTCCGCGTCCAGGCCCGGCGCGAGGCCGACACGCTGCGCGCCGACGCCGACCGGGAGACCAAGCAGCTGCGCACGGTCACCGCCCACGAGGTCGCCGAGCTGAAGTCCACCGTCGAGCGCGAGGTCGCCACCCTGCGGGCCACCGCCGAGCGGGAGATCACCCAGCAGCGGGCGAAGGCGGCCCGCGAGG is drawn from Micromonospora sp. NBC_01740 and contains these coding sequences:
- the mce gene encoding methylmalonyl-CoA epimerase, whose amino-acid sequence is MAENSPVETAADYVTDIGLRRIDHVGVAVADLDAAIDFYQRTFGMRCVHTEVNAEQGVREAMLAVGPDAEGGCVQLLAPLTPESTIAKFLDKKGPGVQQVAYTVEDIDAACAKLRERGVKLLYDTPKRGTANSRVNFVHPKDAGGVLVELVEPAAGH
- the ccrA gene encoding crotonyl-CoA carboxylase/reductase; translated protein: MQDILEAIMAAEGSDQPARELAGIAGLPVPETYRGVVVRADETRMFDGLATRDKDPRKALHVQEVPTPELGPGEALVAVMASAINYNTVWTSIFEPLPTFKFLERYGRLSELTRRHDLPYHVVGSDAAGVVLRTGPGVTKWKAGDEVVAHCLSVELEDAAGHDDTMLDPQQRIWGFETNFGGLAELCVVKANQLMPKPRHLSWEEAASPGLVNSTAYRQLVSHHGANMKQGDVVLIWGASGGLGGYATQMALNGGAIPVCVVSSPEKAELCRRMGAELVIDRTAEGFRFWKDEQTQDQDEWRRFGERIRELTGGDDPDIVFEHPGRETFGASVYVAKKGGTIVTCASTSGYLHQYDNRYLWMHLKRIIGSHFANYREAWEANRLVALGKVHPTVSKTYALEQTGQAAYEVHRNAHQGKVGVRCLAPTDGLGVRDRELRSRHEDAINRFRGH
- a CDS encoding cell division protein DivIVA; its protein translation is MPQQSSPLAFFDNANSQPDFTVGLRGYNTHQVDDFIGRMTAALTQSEQARAEAEQRMNDAQRRLRQAEQRMSALEQKLADTNKQLEENSRPTLSGLGTRVEQILRLAEEQANDHRNEAKRESEGILSAARLEAREITDKARAEAAAMKANAEREAGSVRTAAEREAAEVRVQARREADTLRADADRETKQLRTVTAHEVAELKSTVEREVATLRATAEREITQQRAKAAREAEEKRAEATKLLTDARDKRDKDLQALELQLAERREKAEREESERHAAQVAQTQKLVSEAEQRAHAAQERAKEIEQRAEARRVESERTANETVDKAKALADKTLTEAKAESKRLLTEARTEAELTTQAARREVEDLTRQKDAVTSQLGQMLSGLAGIVPGVPATPPAAPAKPEAKKADNADERVAAETAN